A genome region from Colwellia sp. Arc7-D includes the following:
- a CDS encoding ion transporter has product MYQNTKAAFTKLRNNKFFELSVICVIIISALEIGAKTFPLSNTAISVTSVLDTFITLFFLFEISLRFLTEENKRHFFKSAWNVFDTLVVVISLIPINDSEMALLARLVRVFRVLRMVSVVPELRILINSLIKAMPQLGYVLLLMFIIFYIYAAIGSFLFNTINPKLWSDIAISMLTLFRVMTFEDWTDIQYETMEVYPYSWIYYMTFIFFTAFAFLNMVIGIVVNVMEEERSREKNKTEPTLSELQQEILELKNLVLQLNDKNK; this is encoded by the coding sequence ATGTATCAAAATACTAAAGCTGCTTTTACTAAGTTAAGAAACAATAAATTTTTCGAATTAAGTGTTATATGTGTGATCATAATTTCTGCACTTGAAATTGGCGCAAAAACCTTCCCGCTTTCAAATACCGCTATTTCCGTCACCTCAGTTCTAGACACGTTTATCACGCTTTTTTTCTTATTTGAAATATCTTTACGGTTTCTAACAGAAGAAAACAAACGACACTTTTTCAAGTCGGCATGGAATGTGTTCGACACCTTAGTTGTCGTTATAAGCCTTATACCCATTAACGACTCTGAAATGGCCTTACTTGCACGATTGGTGCGAGTGTTTCGGGTATTGCGAATGGTGTCGGTGGTTCCAGAGCTTCGAATATTGATAAACTCTTTGATAAAAGCCATGCCACAATTGGGCTATGTTTTATTGCTGATGTTTATTATTTTTTATATATACGCCGCAATTGGCAGTTTCCTATTTAATACTATAAACCCCAAGTTGTGGAGTGACATCGCTATTTCAATGCTCACGCTGTTTCGAGTAATGACCTTCGAAGATTGGACCGATATTCAGTATGAAACGATGGAAGTTTATCCTTATAGCTGGATTTACTACATGACTTTTATCTTTTTTACCGCATTTGCCTTTTTGAATATGGTGATTGGTATTGTGGTAAATGTGATGGAAGAAGAACGCTCGCGCGAAAAAAATAAAACAGAGCCAACATTGAGTGAATTACAACAAGAAATTCTTGAACTTAAAAACCTTGTTTTACAATTAAATGACAAAAATAAATAA